A stretch of DNA from Drosophila virilis strain 15010-1051.87 chromosome 5, Dvir_AGI_RSII-ME, whole genome shotgun sequence:
accattaacaaacagccaaaccttttgaaaattggttgtgttttgaccgagttatgtgggTGGGAATTTTGACCTAAGTATGTctgaggatatttgagggtaccatttacacatgaatttcgaccaaaaatgatgttacCAGATTTAAGTGCCAAGTTAAAAAGGGTgctaaaccattaacaaaaagccaaaccttttgaaaattggttgagttttgaccgagttatgtgggTGGGAATTTTGACCTAAGTATGTctgaggatatttgagggtaccacttacacatgaatttcgaccaataaTGATGTTACCAGATTTAAGTGCCCAGTTGAAAAGGGTgctaaaccattaacaaaaagccaaaccttttgaaaattggttgagttttgaccgagttatgtgggTGGGAATTTTGACCTTAGTATGTctgaggatatttgagggtaccatttacacatgaatttcgaccaaaaatgatgttacCAGATTTAAGTGCCAAGTTAAAAAGGGTgctaaaccattaacaaaaagccaaaccttttgaaaattggttgagttttgaccgagttatgggagagggaaattttgacctaagtATGTctgaggatatttgagggtaccatttacacatgaatttcgaccaataaTGATGTTACCAGATTTAAGTGCCCAGTTGAAAAGGGTgctaaaccattaacaaaaagccaaaccttttgaaaattggttgagttttgaccgagttatgtgggTGGGAATTTTGACCTTAGTATGTctgaggatatttgagggtaccatttacacatgaatttcgaccaaaaatgatgttacCAGATTTAAGTGCCAAGTTAAAAAGGGTgctaaaccattaacaaaaagccaaaccttttgaaaattggttgagttttgaccgagttatgggagagGGAAAATTTGACCTAAGTATGTctgaggatatttgagggtaccatttacacatgaatttcgaccaaaaatgatgttaccagatttaaatgccaagttaAAAAGGTTGCtaaaccataaacaaaaagccaaaccttttgaaaattggttgagttttgaccgagttatgtgggTGGGAATTTTGACCTTAGTATGTCTGAGGATATTTGAGGCTACCATTTAcgcatgaatttcgaccaaaaattatgttaccAGTCTTAAATGCCAAGTTAAAAAGGGTgctaaaccattaacaaaaagccaaaccttttgaaaattggtttAGTTTTAACCGAGTTATGTGGGTGGGAATTTTGACCTAAGTATGTctgaggatatttgagggtaccatatttaatatatttgatatttgaggtacacatgaattttgaccaaaaattatgttatcagatttggatgccaagTTGAAAAGGGTgctaaaccattaacaaaaagccaaaccttttgaaaattggttgagttttgatcGAGTTATGTGGGTgggaattttgacctatgtctgaggatttttgagggtaccatatttaatatatttgatatttgaggtacacatgaatttcgaccaaaaattatgttaccagatttggatgccaagTTGAAAAGGGTgctaaaccattaacaaaaagccaaaccttttgaaaattggttgagttttgaccgagttatgggagtgggaaattttgacctatgtctgaggatatttgagggtaccatttacacatgaatttcgaccaaaaattatgttaccagacttaaatgccaagttaAAAAGGGTgctaaaccattaacaaacagccaaaccttttgaaaattggttgtgttttgaccgagttatgtgggTGGGAATTTTGACCTAAGTATGTctgaggatatttgagggtaccatttacacatgaatttcgaccaaaaatgatgttacCAGATTTAAGTGCCAAGTTAAAAAGGGTgctaaaccattaacaaaaagccaaaccttttgaaaattggttgagttttgaccgagttatgtgggtgggaaattttgacctatgtctgaGGATATTTGAAGGTACCATTTACACATTAATTTCGatcaaaaatgatgttgccagatttaaatgccaagttgAAAAGGGTgctaaaccattaacaaaaagccaaaccttttgaaaattggttgagttttgaccgagttatgggagtgggaaattttgacctatgtctgaggatatttgagggtaccatttacacatgaatttcgaccaaaaattatgttaccagacttaaatgccaagttaAAAAGGGTgctaaaccattaacaaacagccaaaccttttgaaaattggttgtgttttgaccgagttatgtgggTGGGAATTTTGACCTAAGTATGTctgaggatatttgagggtaccatttacacatgaatttcgaccaaaaatgatgttacCAGATTTAAGTGCCAAGTTAAAAAGGGTgctaaaccattaacaaaaagcgaaaccttttgaaaattggttgagttttgaccgagttatgtgggTGGGAATTTTGACCTAAGTATGTctgaggatatttgagggtaccacttacacatgaatttcgaccaataaTGATGTTACCAGATTTAAGTGCCCAGTTGAAAAGGGTgctaaaccattaacaaaaagcgaaaccttttgaaaattggttgagttttgaccgagttatgggagagggaaattttgacctaagtATGTctgaggatatttgagggtaccatttacacatgaatttcgaccaaaaatgatgttaccagatttaaatgccaagttaAAAAGGTTGCtaaaccataaacaaaaagccaaaccttttgaaaattggttgagttttgaccgagttatgcgagtgggaaattttgacctatgtctgaGGATATTTGAAGGTACCATTTACACattaatttcgaccaaaaatgatgttgccagatttaaatgccaagttgAAAAGGGtgccaaaccattaacaaaaaggcaaaccttttgaaaattggttgagttttgaccgagttatgggagtgggaaattttgacctatgtctgaGGATATTTGACGGTACCAtttacacatgaatttcgaccaaaaatgatgttgccagatttaaatgccaagttgAAAAGGGtgccaaaccattaacaaaaaggcaaaccttttgaaaattggttgtgttttgaccgagttatgtgggTGGGAATTTTGACCTAAGTATGTctgaggatatttgagggtaccatttacacatgaatttcgaccaaaaatgatgttacCAGATTTAAGTGCCAAGTTAAAAAGGGTgctaaaccattaacaaaaaaccaaaccttttgaaaattggttgagttttgaccgagttatgtgggTGGGAATTTTGACCTAAGTATGTctgaggatatttgagggtaccatttacacatgaatttcgaccaaaaatgatgttaccagatttaaatgccaagttaAAAAGGGTgctaaaccattaacaaaaagccaaaccttttgaaaattggttgagttttgaccgagttatgtgggTGGGAATTTTGACTTAAGTATGTCTGAGGATATTTTAGGGTACCAtttacacatgaatttcgaccaaaaatgatgttacCAGATTTAAGTGCCAAGTTAAAAAGGTTTCtaaaccataaacaaaaagccaaaccttttgaaaattggtagagttttgaccgagttatgtgggTGGGAATTTTGACCTAAGTATGTctgaggatatttgagggtaccatttacacatgaatttcgaccaaaaatgatgttgccagatttaaatgccaagttgAAAAGGGtgccaaaccattaacaaaaagccaaaccttttgaaaattggttgagttttgaccgagttatgtgggTGGGAATTTTGACTTAAGTATGTctgaggatatttgagggtaccatttacacatgaatttcgaccaaaaatgatgttaccagatttaaatgccaagttgAAAAGGGtgccaaaccattaacaaaaaggcaaaccttttgaaaattggttgtgttttgaccgagttatgtgggTGGGAATTTTGACCTAAGTATGTctgaggatatttgagggtaccatttacacatgaatttcgaccaaaaatgatgttacCAGATTTAAGTGCCAAGTTAAAAAGGGTgctaaaccattaacaaaaaaccaaaccttttgaaaattggttgagttttgaccgagttatgtgggTGGGAATTTTGACCTAAGTATGTctgaggatatttgagggtaccatttacacatgaatttcgaccaaaaatgatgttaccagatttaaatgccaagttaAAAAGGTTTCtaaaccataaacaaaaagccaaaccttttgaaaattggtagagttttgaccgagttatgtgggTGGGAATTTTGACCTAAGTATGTctgaggatatttgagggtaccatttacacatgaatttcgaccaaaaatgatgttgccagatttaaatgccaagttgAAAAGGGtgccaaaccattaacaaaaagccaaaccttttgaaaattggttgagttttgaccgagttatgtgggTGGGAATTTTGACTTAAGTATGTCTGAGGATATTTTAGGGTACCAtttacacatgaatttcgaccaaaaatgatgttacCAGATTTAAGTGCCAAGTTAAAAAGGGTgctaaaccattaacaaaaagccaaaccttttgaaaattggttgagttttggccgagttatgggagtgggaaattttgacctatgtctgaGGATATTTGACGGTACCAtttacacatgaatttcggccaaaaatgatgttaccagacttaaatgccaagttaAAAAGGGTgctaaaccattaacaaaaagccaaaccttttgaaaattggttgtgttttgaccgagttatgtgggTGGGAATTTTGACTTAAGTATGTCTGAGGATATTTTAGGGTACCAtttacacatgaatttcgaccaaaaatgatgttaccagacttaaatgccaagttaAAAAGGATgctaaaccattaacaaaaagccaaaccttttgaaaattggttaagttttgaccgagttatgtgggTGGGAATTTTGACCTAAGTATGTctgaggatatttgagggtaccatttacacatgaatttcgaccaaaaattatgttaccagacttaaatgccaagttgAAAAGGGAgctaaaccattaacaaaaagccaaaccttttgaaaattggtagagttttgaccgagttatgtgggTGGGAATTTTGACCTAAGTATGTctgaggatatttgagggtaccatttacacatgaatttcgaccaaaaattatgttaccagacttaaatgccaagttaAAAAGGGTgctaaaccattaacaaaaagccaaaccttttgaaaattggttgagttttggccgagttatgggagtgggaaattttgacctatgtctgaGGATATTTGACGGTACCAtttacacatgaatttcggccaaaaatgatgttaccagacttaaatgccaagttaAAAAGGGTTctaaaccattaacaaaaagccaaaccttttgaaaattggttgagttttgaccgagttatgtgggTGGGAATTTTGACCTAAGTATGTctgaggatatttgagggtaccatttacacatgaatttcgaccaaaaatgatgttacCAGATTTAAGTGCCAAGTTAAAAAGGGTGataaaccattaacaaaaagccaaaccttttgaaaattggttgagttttggccgagttatgtgGGTGGGAATTTTGACCTAAGTATGTctgaggatatttgagggtaccatttacacatgaatttcgaccaaaaattatgttaccagatttggatgccaagTTGAAAAGGGAGCTAagccattaacaaaaagccaaaccttttgaaaattggttgagttttgaccgagttatgtgggTGGGAATTTTGACCTAAGTATGTctgaggatatttgagggtaccatttacacatgaatttcgaccaaaaatgatgttaccagatttggatgccaagTTGAAAAGGGAgctaaaccattaacaaaaagccaaaccttttgaaaattggttgagttttggccgagttatgtgGGTGGGAATTTTGACCTAAGTATGTctgaggatatttgagggtaccatttacacatgaatttcgaccaaaaattatgttaccagacttaaatgccaagttaAAAAGGGTgctaaaccattaacaaaaagctaaaacttttgaaaattggttgagttttgaccgagttatgggagtgggaaattttgacctatgtctgaGGATATTTGACGGTACCAtttacacatgaatttcgaccaaaaatgatgttaccagatttggatgccaagTTGAAAAGGGAgctaaaccattaacaaaaagccaaaccttttgaaaattggttgagttttgaccgagttatgtgggTGGGAATTTTGACCTAAGTATGTCtgatgatatttgagggtaccatttacacatgaatttcgaccaaaaattatgttaccagatttaaatgccaaatttaaaAGGGtgccaaaccattaacaaaaagccaaacctttcgaaaattggttgagttttgaccgagttatgggggtgggaaattttgaccaatgtatatatataggatatttatgGGTAAGTCAGGGCCTTGCTGGTGACACTTTTAAAACAAAGCCTCTCAAAGacatttgaaaatgagttttaaaCCAaacggatggtaaacaaaaaagttgaatacaaacgtttttcgcagTTTTTCCAGACATGCGCGAGCAATTTCCCAAAATCTAACGGCAGTAAAAATTTTAGctttaaagatatatttattttacttttatacaTAGAGGTATCGTCAATTCAGTTCAGTTGTTCAAAAGCGCGctctaaaaaatatttcgcaCCGGCGACAGGTGAAGGTCAATTTGATAGGAAGCTTAAGTATTTGTCGCACATACACACcgagacacacacgcacactggCTTCTGGGCCGGAGCATCGTTGGGCAGAGCAGAGGACATTTTGCCAGGCACCGCATCCTTGGGGACACGACAACGTGCCTGAGACGCGGTGTCCACTTTGATTGCCGGCTCCAATTAGCGTAATATTCGCAATATGCTTTTGCCAGCGTTTGCCTTTTATTATCATTccttcatttcattttttttctgcgttttctttttgctgctcGGCAGCAGCTCCATTTTCACAAGTTGTCGCCTGGCAGCGTTATTTTCGTTTCTCTCAATAACTAGAATATTGGCCACAGGAAAGTTCAAGCAGCAGCTGGTTTTAATTGCACGACATGAAAATTTTCATTCAACGAGCCGCGCACTTTTCTTTTATGTCAGCGCTGAAAATTGCCAAACCCTTGTCTCTGGATATTGCTTAAAGCATCAAACTAATTGTCAATTTGCGATACACGCgttgccaacaacaactggccCAATCGCATTTACTGATAACTTACTCACATTATGGCTACCAGCCGGCAGGTGTGTAGCCAACATGGCTGCCGTTTCATTCACGGAATTCGCCAAGATAAGTAGCCGCGTGCACACGGTTCGGTGCGGCCGCTTAATAGATTAACACCTTTTTGGGGGCTACCTTTGAATGGTAGCGCAGATAGCGAAGCTTTAGGAAAATGGGTCTACATGTGCCGCATTATCAGTCCACCACTAACAAAAACCATCAATAATGCACCGAACGGAAATGCGAGACTAGCTCTAACCAGGCCTAGTCTAGCCAAAATTCGGGATTGATGAGACATTGGGGACAAGCAGACTTTATAATCGGCCTAGATCTAGTTGCCAAATAGTTCGACGTCGTACCAAAAGGCAATAGAAGATTGACAATGTTCGAGCTGGGCACAGATTAAGTATACAATTCtcatgcccatttaacaaatcTTAAAAGTTTAATGTTAGACACATCATAGAGCATAGGCGACAAGCACTTGGTACGCTTAAAACTAAACTGACTTAAATccttatatatgtacactACAGCGCCGGGCCGGGCAGCTGTGTTAGCTTACTATTCCTCATCCTTGATGCAATTCTCGACCAGTTCGCAAAGATTTGGATTTTCCATGGCAGCTGCAATGCGTTCCTTGTCATTAATTTGCTTGTTAACTGCAAGTGGgattaattttttgaaaagaaaTCTTTAGTTGATACGCCAAAACGAAGCTCACTTTCTTCCTCAGTTTGATGGGCGCCCTTCTTGATATAAATGTCCAGCTTTATGTTGTGGGGCAGACCGCGTTCCACCTTGACGCGTATGCACAGCCCAATTAGCGTGGCCAGCGAGCAGTGCGGCACCGTGGGATTGAATTCAATGCGCACCTGTGTTGAACGAAATGTATTGTCATATATCTTAAAAGAGTTCATCTTACTGACCACCGAGACATTGGAGCGGGTTGGCGGCATTACGAATATACCATCCTCATAGATGACATTCAAGTCTTCCAATGTGCACGGCTTTTCCGGATCGCGTATAGTGCGCAGCAGATCTGTAAGCATTGAGCATATGATAATTACATAATTATTGTCATTTATCGCACTATTTTGCACACTCACCGTAAATGGTCTCCTGCAGATCTGTGGCATTGCGATAGCCCAGCTCGTGCAGCAGCGCATCCTCTCCGTAGGCAATCGTACCATTGTCCAATGACATTTGACTTGTTTTCCGCACTAGCtctgcggcggcggctgttgttgtgttgctattgttgctgccaccaGCGACGCTGTCCGATTCAGAGAGTTTGCGCTTAATGTAAGACAACATATTTAGCCTTTTGCTGTTTGCTCTAATTAATGTTATgcctgtgtatgtgcgtgtgtgtgtgtgtgtgtgtgtgtgtgtgtcggtgtcTGTTGTTTGGCACGTTTGATTGGGGCGCTCTTATCGCTTCACTGTTTTTATCTTTTGTCGAACTGCGTTCCTCGTGTCTGtgcgcatttgttgttgttgttgttgtggtttatATGCTGCCTGGTTTGTATGCCTGCGCCGTGCAACATAATATAActattgcaatttgtttggtAATGCACTTTAATTGTACGTGCCGTTCAaatgtatttgcatttcaattttacaACTCAGCACAACgaacttaatttttataaacagctgatttttgttttggtatCAGCAGGGCTGCATTGGCAGTGCACGAGTTTTATACACAATTACAAGGTAATCCAATGCGCAGGTCTGTTATGCTCCTAACGTTTGCAAAAATGTGACGTCAGACAGACACTCTCAACTGTTTTTTCGCGCGCTGTTCGTTACTTTTAAAATAAGCAAATGCTCGAAGCgtacataaatatttctatttcaGATGCTTGTGTTACATTGCCTAAGCGCgcaaatttttgtatgcagCCCTGGCAGCTGTTAAGCTGTGACGTCAAAGCGCTCTGCGCAACGGCTATCACGCTCGCATTTGTAACTGCTTATTCGCAATTAACACTAAAAATGTGTGAAGCATTACAATAGGCAAACATAAtcgttgtttatttattttatttatttttttttgttcgcttGCAACCCATATACAACTGTGGTACATTTGGCAACACTGCATGCATCTTATCAGTGTTTGTGCTCTCCGCCGTTCATGCGTTTTGGGCTTAAAGAAGTTGTATATGTAATAGCTGCGCCGGCTTGTTTCACATTTCAACGAGTggcaaattaataaacaagaATTAGTGAATTAAACAGTTGTTAAGAGTATTTATCCGGAACAGTGTAAGTAGCACTTGCAAATAGAGCAGGCTCTTaataattatacatatacatgtattgTTTATATAGTGCACAATAATGCTGCACTATGGGCAGTCATCAATATGTTGCACTATTTCGACTGCAGCGCCCATTGTACTTAGCTAACAAAGTAATTTGCAGTAGGCTTTGATTATCAAAATTCGGCACATGCCTGACTCCACTTCCAGATCTattcatttcgtttttgttaGTCTTACGAATTGTTTCTTATTTGTGAAAGCTCGTCGAACGGAAGCAAATCTCGCTTTTTTAcccttttgaaaaataaaggaaaaagtTCGTAAAAAGCGAAAAAGCCCATCGAATTAAGCCCGAACGTAAGTGGAAGAAGGTAAGGCGATAAATAATTTCTATtattgtgtgtctgtgtgtgtgtgtctatgcgCGGgtgcaaaagaaattaaaagaagaaaaaaaaacatggcgTACTCGAAAAACTGTCCTGGAAATATGCCGTTGCCAGAAAGTTTGCCTCTTTTGTGGTTTATTCGTCCCAGTCCGCAATTCGTTAGCGTTCTTCGTTCTGTGCGCGTCGCAACTTCTGCGTTAGCAAAGATTTATTAGATTTCTTCTAATAAAAAGTATAGTGCGTAGtttcttttgtatttaatttgatttttttttgttcttgcgCGCAGATCATATACCAAAATGGTTGCCGTTAGCATTGATTCCGTCATTGACATTTCGGCCGCGGATCAGTCCACGGCCGCGTCGGGTGTGGCCATAAAAGACGAGCTACCAAACGGCGACTATATTCTGGTTGCCGTTGACATAGATACAACTGGACGCCGTCTCATCGACGAGGTAGGTCACACAGGGTTAATGAACCCTGACGGTGCGAATCTAACCTCACATTCTTATGGCGCCCCACACACCCCTCCTACCACCCTCCCTTGCAGATTGTCCAACTGGCCGCTTACACCCCGACCGATCATTTCGAGCAATACATTATGCCGTATATGAATCTAAATCCGGCTGCCCGTCAGCGTCATCAGGTTCGCGTTATTTCGATTGGATTTTTTCGTATGCTGAAGTCGATGCAGACCTACAAGGTTAGTTTGACGCACTTCCAGACATTTCCAGGTTAACTGCAATATATGCGATATTCTTGAATAAACTTGCAGATCATCAAATCTAAATCAGAGGTCGCTGCGCTAAAAGACTTCCTTGACTGGCTGGATCAGTTAAAATCGAAGAATCCGAATACGGATGGCATTGTCCTACTTTACCATGAGGAGCGCAAATTTATACCCTATATGATTTTGCAATCCCTCGTCAAGTATGGCATGCTCGATAGATTCACCAAGACAGTCAAGtcttttgtaaatagcttCAATCTGGCCAAGTCCTCAATTGGCGACACCAAGCACTATAGCCTTCGGAATCTATCGAAGATACTGAGCAAGGCCAAGGAGGACAACGCCAGAGTCGATAATGATAATGAGGCAGATAGTAACAGTAGCAGCGCTGATAAGCATGTAAAGAATGGACTCCAAAAGGAGCGAGATGAGTTCGATGGCAGTGCCAGCGTCCGCGCCAAGCTGACCTTTAATGTGGCTCTGCAGCTGAGCAACTTGGACAGCACCGAGCCAGAGTCCTCGGAGGCCTTGAGCAATCTGTTTAATGCACTCAAGCCCTTCACCGAGGCCATTAGCGGTGATGTCAAAGAGCTGGACACACAGAATGTGCACCTGGAACGTCAAAATTCGTTCCGTCCCGTATTCTTGAACTATTTCAAGACCACGCTCTATCATCGCGTGCGTGCCGTCAAATTTCGCATTGTGCTGGCCGAGAATGGCTTCGATTTAACCACATTGAATGATATTTGGACTGAGAAGCGTATCGAAGGACTGGATGCGGCCCTGCAGGGCATTGCCAGCCTGAAGGCCGAGGATAAAAATGAGCTGGTCGAGCTGCTAGACAGTTTCTTTGATCCAGCCAAGGTTACCATCAAGCCGATCATCAAACCCAGCACAATACGTCGTCGCAATAAACGCAATACGCCCGCCCACAAGCCGGGCGTCGGCAGCGGTTCACGTTCCGCTAGCGATGAATTCGGCGCCGGCGGGGACAAATCACAAAGTGTCTCTTCTGTGCCAGATTCTACCACCAAAACACCGTCGCCCATCAAAAACGGCGGCCGTCCACAGCGCAAACGCAATTCGCGTCCAAGCCTTCACACTAAGGAGGTGAAGTCCGCCGAGTCGGCACTGAACAATACGGCTCCGGCTAGCATCTCCTTGCCCAACTACGTGCCCATTGCGGCCACCAACTAAGGGGGCGCGGCGCAATCAAGTAAATTCCATTGCCATTTGTTATTCGCTTTTTACTCTTAACGCTTTCTAGCTAATGTAGCCAAAATGTATGTAGacccatacatatatacatatttatacatgTAGCTTTGATTAGCGCCTTCTGCAGCCAGGGCGCCCACCTGAAAAAGCCAGTGAATTAACCTGAAAATGTAAGCAGCTAGTGCGGCGCTCTGGCTcttaatgttaattaattttattatattacttattgaattttatgtaTAAAAAGAATCGAAAAAGAGAGCTTTCTAATTGAACTACCTTGCATTTGCAGCCACATTCAGAAAAATCTAAAATAGATGATAAAATCCACACAAAATTGTCACAAAGGAATCcaaaaaaagaatgaaaaaaatacaactgcgAACTGTTTTCCTTTTTGAAGAACGGCACAGATTAGAAACAAATTAGTCCAAATTCAAGTGTAAGCGTAAATTTcaagttggtttttttttgcaacatGTACACGTGACTATCTAGAGTATATGTGAAAGGACATGTTAGTGAATGGAtctgaatatgaatatgaatataaatatatataagcgagaatatgcatatatatatggaatgtAATGCATGTCATCTTGGTAAATGTACACACGAAAAGCTATCGTTCCCGAAACGAGACGAACCGAATCGAATCGATATATATACTGCGATTGGCTGCAAGAAATTGGGCAAATCACAACAAGATACGAAATGTACACGAAATATAATTATGATATTTACGGTGCAAGTAAACCCAAACTCTGGAAGTTCGTGCTTGGGCTACTGCTGAACACACACAATCCACATACACGGTAACTGCGCAATTTGGATGCACCTAATCTTCTGAAAAGATCCGAGATCTGGACTCTATATATGGTGAAAAGGAGAGATcaaccatatatatatataaaatcataTAACACACACTGTATAATTGAATATGCTATCAAATATCGTTGCGTTCAGGCATAGTTTTCCAAAATATATGAATTACGGACACGattggaaaaatatgtacCCCAGAAACGCCTCGATTAGAACAACATTGGGTAAACCTAGGGAAAGAACACTGGAagattataatttatatatatatgtatatatataatattataggTTACCCAATGTTAGAAATCTCGTATTGAAGCTTAAACATATACAAACACGAATGCTCAACATATTCTGCAGGAGAGAAGATAGCTAGCTAAAAATACTCAACCACAATTTCAATCTATAATTCACACAACATAAATGCTCAAAACTAATTTCGCATATGAATGCTTAGAGAGAGGAGAAACTATAGCTGATTACACACtcaaaatcatatatatatatatatgtatatatgtattatttcaAGCTGTATTTCACACAATTGTTTCATGTTTGCACATAAGTTTGACTTTCATTTTCAatcaaaataatgaaattattaaGCACCACCAAAGCGTAacgtatttttatttcaaattatttaacaTACACTAAAATTCACATTGGGTTAACGGTCGGCTGTTAATTAACATAACATACGATGTATCGATAGTGGCTGGAAATATCGAATGACTCGGAATGAACTAAGTGAGTGGGCAGCATTCACAGTAACATTTTCA
This window harbors:
- the galla-1 gene encoding MIP18 family protein galla-1 codes for the protein MLSYIKRKLSESDSVAGGSNNSNTTTAAAAELVRKTSQMSLDNGTIAYGEDALLHELGYRNATDLQETIYDLLRTIRDPEKPCTLEDLNVIYEDGIFVMPPTRSNVSVVRIEFNPTVPHCSLATLIGLCIRVKVERGLPHNIKLDIYIKKGAHQTEEEINKQINDKERIAAAMENPNLCELVENCIKDEE
- the exu gene encoding maternal protein exuperantia, whose product is MVAVSIDSVIDISAADQSTAASGVAIKDELPNGDYILVAVDIDTTGRRLIDEIVQLAAYTPTDHFEQYIMPYMNLNPAARQRHQVRVISIGFFRMLKSMQTYKIIKSKSEVAALKDFLDWLDQLKSKNPNTDGIVLLYHEERKFIPYMILQSLVKYGMLDRFTKTVKSFVNSFNLAKSSIGDTKHYSLRNLSKILSKAKEDNARVDNDNEADSNSSSADKHVKNGLQKERDEFDGSASVRAKLTFNVALQLSNLDSTEPESSEALSNLFNALKPFTEAISGDVKELDTQNVHLERQNSFRPVFLNYFKTTLYHRVRAVKFRIVLAENGFDLTTLNDIWTEKRIEGLDAALQGIASLKAEDKNELVELLDSFFDPAKVTIKPIIKPSTIRRRNKRNTPAHKPGVGSGSRSASDEFGAGGDKSQSVSSVPDSTTKTPSPIKNGGRPQRKRNSRPSLHTKEVKSAESALNNTAPASISLPNYVPIAATN